Proteins encoded by one window of Candidatus Woesearchaeota archaeon:
- a CDS encoding mRNA surveillance protein pelota has translation MQIIHKDLKHGKVKLKVTVLDDLWYLSHLIDPGDEISGRTERKIKLGTGEERQVKIIKKWVTLTIHAAKVEFHPSATILRVSGKILEGPEDVPRGSYHTINVEEQSIVVIQKEKWLTYQIERLGEATKAKHPKILILVLDREEALFALMKPSGYQLLSSIKGEVQRKRISEQKKGSFYADLLKLIVEYDTRYKLDKIIIGSPAFWKEDLLKELKDSECRKKIILATCSDAGEHGIQEVLKRPETQHALHEDRISKEMTLVEQLLQEISKDKLAAYGITETAAAVDAGAVQTLLITDSFIQHARQKGTYEAIDQLLKMTDAAKGEIMMVSNDHEGGKKLDGLGGIAALLRWKLAY, from the coding sequence ATGCAGATTATCCATAAAGATTTGAAACATGGCAAAGTAAAGCTTAAAGTTACGGTTCTTGATGACCTGTGGTACCTCAGCCATTTAATTGATCCTGGTGACGAGATTAGTGGTAGGACAGAGCGAAAAATAAAATTAGGAACTGGAGAGGAACGCCAGGTAAAAATTATCAAAAAATGGGTGACGCTTACTATACATGCAGCGAAGGTAGAATTTCATCCTTCTGCAACCATCTTACGGGTATCGGGAAAAATCCTTGAAGGACCAGAGGATGTTCCCCGCGGAAGTTATCATACGATCAACGTTGAGGAACAGAGTATCGTTGTCATTCAAAAGGAAAAATGGTTAACATACCAGATTGAACGCTTGGGTGAGGCAACAAAAGCAAAACATCCTAAAATACTCATCCTTGTTCTTGATCGCGAAGAGGCATTGTTTGCCCTTATGAAACCCTCAGGGTACCAATTATTGAGCAGCATTAAGGGAGAGGTCCAACGGAAACGTATTTCAGAACAGAAGAAAGGAAGTTTTTATGCTGATCTTCTGAAACTGATCGTGGAATATGATACCCGGTACAAGCTTGATAAGATTATTATTGGCAGTCCTGCGTTCTGGAAAGAAGACCTTCTCAAAGAATTAAAAGATTCTGAATGTAGAAAAAAGATTATTCTTGCAACCTGCAGTGATGCTGGCGAGCATGGTATCCAAGAGGTGCTCAAGAGGCCAGAAACGCAACATGCACTTCATGAGGATCGTATCTCCAAAGAGATGACTCTTGTCGAGCAGCTTCTCCAAGAGATTTCCAAAGATAAACTTGCGGCGTACGGTATTACTGAGACAGCAGCTGCAGTTGATGCAGGAGCAGTACAAACATTATTGATTACTGATTCTTTTATTCAGCACGCACGCCAAAAAGGAACCTATGAAGCAATTGATCAATTACTGAAAATGACCGATGCTGCCAAAGGAGAGATTATGATGGTGAGTAACGACCATGAAGGTGGCAAGAAACTGGATGGCTTGGGAGGAATTGCAGCATTGCTCCGATGGAAGTTGGCATACTGA
- a CDS encoding nucleotidyltransferase domain-containing protein — protein sequence MKPEEKVYKAYFESKKSTLYFNEIKGLSKLSDSSLTNTLNKLTKNNTLTQEKTKSNTFYKIKDKKLFALKFSEIAIQKFNELNIGVKTPLRNFLREIPKEVYTIVLFGSASRREEQKESDIDLLIISNKKIDLTENKKEAEITSKHPISIFQATISQFTENKDDIVIQVRKTGFPIYKEQNFYEVMLGEY from the coding sequence ATGAAGCCGGAAGAAAAGGTTTACAAGGCGTATTTTGAAAGTAAGAAAAGCACCCTTTACTTCAATGAAATAAAGGGGTTGTCAAAACTATCAGACAGCTCTTTAACAAACACGTTAAACAAGCTTACAAAAAACAACACTCTAACCCAAGAAAAAACAAAATCAAACACGTTCTATAAAATAAAAGATAAAAAACTGTTTGCTTTAAAATTCTCAGAAATTGCAATACAAAAATTTAATGAGCTAAATATTGGAGTAAAAACACCGTTGAGAAACTTCTTAAGAGAAATTCCTAAAGAAGTCTATACCATTGTTCTTTTTGGATCTGCCTCAAGAAGAGAAGAACAAAAAGAAAGCGATATTGACCTGCTAATAATCTCAAACAAAAAAATAGACTTAACCGAGAATAAAAAAGAGGCAGAAATAACTTCAAAACATCCAATTTCAATATTCCAAGCAACCATCAGCCAATTTACCGAAAACAAAGACGATATCGTCATTCAGGTAAGAAAAACAGGCTTTCCAATTTACAAAGAACAGAATTTTTACGAGGTAATGTTAGGTGAATATTGA
- a CDS encoding PKD domain-containing protein: MPSVKAASCFSEDSCYDGCSGYSLNDCYFDADHDCQIGSSDNCKDCSCSCGGYPNTGSCATEDVVFGPTYYSCGDSFDNDGDGDEDCADDDCTDKECGGGNVCFEGSCVGGLGLVCTWYNGVTPLADCNGVNWCNTTYTLTDPFQFMFPFFNTTPSAPVPSCIISASGRADNLQGIYMNVTLSGDCTGDNCPTEGDLTEPWWEPFPPSLTARTHTYDLSDEDGVPEHTKPFDCSLPASVNVTEQPGYFTNPNCCGDGTNVSDALADQGMIANISNIPISLCVRQDVDQNALQDQDTYVGGTGCPYPLGRNPGIETQGPWLWEQASALQNLWKIYTINLNESCWQIPKPQGAFDRPVYDVIGWGATNNPQWIACDPFGAFNLSKSQREGQAPGLDLGNANSGITVTPPPDLPESGGGNGGVVPDAGFFEDLGIHIQFPKKTYDEDKSAWISCLPDAGSGRNLTRIVCEGSGFEGDAIQANSSFFTHNETSQGTGTFHRDELLNNKEFSNLPIYFNGDLQKGYHNLTLQTNGTNSRAYVFASQYLVLSDTTEDEPVGSDTDRVICYDEGNRGSWAVCCGYSYADCPTENNGLWDVNANPNPKVKRSGEVLGSVIDYYNSDDPSANYVLKLWIATARIDQESGFIYGLINDVAHSFNNNPNDDYMDAPLRITNWKNYSFLEFDIAFTTTDLWNITIFDSAAYPISDDILTQESQLNLLQFNISYPSKAPLFNRRIIDYSTDGNELYEWHHIKIPLPPSLKQEDISLIMFVGDREAIKNEVHYRWGKLDVFNIGGNTAAVFGLDRMYLSRDSMSYTNNTFCSGGGRWIDDLDESALACDNTAKTAWTGSQCCGDDPHEYYADPAGLHACWDGRIVPHDTRIMQVDYTVTGSSTESHACKGYNSFISATAEEDAEEFVNACLYPMPRTGRALYTVANPYTELYNVSFFAAENGAQYFSQATTDSALVAVHDVKMQVLANNGNLYGCNASDYVIDHAGSGVIRESIPCEVKGSWFCSGTNQWLNKSDSRYTLGETEVMNLTAIPWEIPWYDPTPRAECCGNNACWNGTTCQSEYTYFNQTTDEGNDIYVCKASQWYGPVPLKWDWDHDQASFCWNNTQCFCPYDDDKCDPVDDRNCVDENYFYRDNFCLSTGWNGTAYNDSVWTTRTALLATQLLTFVNRTSSDNYTLFCDYYNLSTNYWGETEIWNGPFLGLEGLNNYCVLNYETGEGWRVIVGASLWESEGYTVQNFLDEILQETPTICDNVGSTTFEECADGELIMAYWNNQTKSMLFAEEELHGFSLEPGDKLVLNGGNLLQNFNLFLQFVFAKIRNTATHLLGLQGEETQHLAVAEDFDRLYLFKENQKEIKGMVREDLDGKYLLVSYFNATTDICKAVQAYNILNQGMGGSPFACNVSVYEDDSWSYNVVTRRNSSPEEWSYLIGLNAWPSLGAMSRLDVADFGYVPTMASINAEIIEGQALLTSFEFEAVVAGTAPDSYLWDFGDASQGTGKTITHNYAIAGSYNVTLNASYDGRIIQDRIVVTVREPALDCTLRSTACNNEEVGVLSLLEQTNSHIFTYDPNSEYNICCTPPTCQLKVTTPPSTCGSLACITALTQMTGSGEGSHAALCDTADLDHVCMDVTNCGAYDLSCNQEDQSEEGWENWGACTTGSCVVTISSDGTHLSGCDYYPFPVSVCCGLNDDN, encoded by the coding sequence ATGCCTTCGGTTAAGGCAGCATCATGTTTTAGCGAAGATAGTTGTTATGATGGATGTTCTGGGTATAGTTTGAACGACTGTTACTTTGATGCTGACCACGATTGTCAGATAGGATCCTCTGATAATTGCAAGGATTGCTCTTGTAGTTGTGGAGGCTACCCTAATACAGGAAGCTGTGCTACTGAAGATGTAGTTTTTGGTCCGACATATTATTCGTGCGGGGATAGTTTTGATAACGATGGTGATGGAGATGAAGACTGTGCAGACGACGACTGTACAGACAAAGAATGTGGCGGGGGAAATGTCTGTTTTGAAGGATCCTGTGTAGGTGGGCTTGGCCTCGTGTGTACATGGTACAATGGTGTTACTCCTCTTGCGGATTGCAATGGAGTGAATTGGTGTAACACAACTTACACGCTCACTGACCCCTTTCAATTCATGTTTCCATTTTTCAATACTACCCCATCTGCGCCAGTTCCTTCATGTATTATTAGTGCATCAGGAAGAGCTGATAATTTGCAGGGTATTTACATGAATGTTACCCTTAGTGGGGATTGTACTGGAGATAACTGTCCTACTGAAGGAGATCTGACTGAACCATGGTGGGAACCCTTTCCCCCATCCCTTACTGCACGAACTCATACGTATGATTTGAGTGATGAAGATGGTGTACCAGAACATACAAAACCATTTGATTGTTCTCTTCCTGCCTCGGTAAATGTTACTGAACAACCTGGCTATTTTACTAATCCGAATTGTTGTGGTGATGGTACGAACGTTTCTGATGCCCTTGCTGATCAAGGTATGATTGCGAATATTTCGAATATTCCTATCTCTCTTTGTGTTCGTCAAGATGTTGATCAGAATGCGCTTCAGGATCAAGATACGTATGTAGGGGGTACAGGATGTCCTTATCCATTAGGCAGAAATCCTGGCATTGAGACGCAAGGTCCATGGTTATGGGAGCAAGCATCGGCGCTACAAAACCTGTGGAAGATCTATACAATAAATCTTAATGAATCTTGCTGGCAGATTCCCAAACCGCAGGGGGCATTTGACCGTCCTGTTTATGATGTTATAGGATGGGGTGCTACAAATAATCCTCAATGGATTGCATGCGATCCTTTTGGAGCATTTAATCTGAGCAAGAGTCAGCGTGAAGGACAGGCTCCGGGTTTAGATTTGGGAAATGCAAATTCAGGAATTACCGTAACACCACCTCCTGATCTGCCGGAATCTGGAGGGGGTAATGGGGGTGTTGTCCCCGATGCTGGATTTTTTGAGGATCTTGGTATCCATATACAATTCCCTAAAAAAACATACGATGAGGACAAAAGTGCATGGATTTCCTGTCTTCCTGACGCAGGATCTGGAAGGAATCTTACACGAATTGTTTGTGAAGGCAGTGGTTTTGAAGGTGATGCTATCCAAGCAAACAGTTCCTTCTTTACGCATAATGAAACCAGTCAAGGAACGGGAACTTTCCATCGAGATGAGCTGTTGAATAACAAAGAATTTAGCAATTTACCAATATATTTTAATGGTGACTTACAAAAGGGATATCATAATCTTACCCTCCAGACAAACGGAACAAATAGTAGGGCCTATGTTTTTGCAAGTCAATATCTTGTATTAAGCGATACTACGGAAGACGAGCCTGTTGGGTCTGATACTGATAGGGTCATCTGCTACGATGAAGGTAATCGTGGATCCTGGGCAGTGTGTTGCGGTTACTCTTATGCAGATTGTCCAACAGAAAATAATGGGTTATGGGATGTGAATGCTAACCCTAATCCTAAAGTTAAGCGATCCGGTGAGGTTCTGGGGTCTGTTATTGATTATTATAACTCTGATGATCCGTCAGCAAATTACGTCTTGAAGTTATGGATTGCTACGGCAAGAATAGACCAAGAGTCTGGGTTTATCTATGGACTCATAAATGATGTTGCTCACTCGTTCAACAACAATCCTAATGATGATTATATGGATGCGCCTCTTCGCATTACTAACTGGAAAAATTATTCTTTCCTTGAGTTTGATATTGCTTTTACAACCACTGATCTATGGAACATTACTATTTTTGATAGTGCTGCTTATCCTATTAGTGATGACATTTTAACTCAAGAATCACAACTTAATCTCCTGCAATTTAATATCTCTTATCCATCAAAAGCCCCTCTTTTTAATCGTAGAATCATTGACTACTCTACTGATGGGAATGAGCTCTATGAATGGCACCATATTAAAATTCCACTTCCACCATCACTTAAGCAAGAGGACATCTCCCTTATTATGTTTGTGGGTGATAGAGAGGCAATCAAGAATGAAGTACATTATCGTTGGGGAAAGCTTGACGTATTTAATATTGGAGGAAATACAGCAGCAGTTTTTGGTTTAGATCGGATGTATCTTTCTCGGGATAGTATGAGTTACACTAATAACACGTTCTGTAGCGGAGGTGGCCGATGGATTGATGACCTTGATGAAAGCGCCTTAGCTTGTGATAATACCGCTAAAACTGCATGGACAGGCTCTCAGTGTTGCGGAGATGATCCGCATGAATACTATGCAGATCCAGCGGGCTTACATGCCTGTTGGGATGGAAGGATTGTACCACACGACACACGGATTATGCAGGTTGACTACACCGTTACCGGGTCCTCAACAGAGTCTCATGCCTGTAAAGGATACAATTCCTTTATCAGTGCGACTGCGGAAGAAGATGCAGAGGAATTTGTGAATGCCTGTTTGTATCCGATGCCGAGAACAGGTAGAGCTCTTTATACTGTAGCTAATCCTTACACGGAACTTTACAATGTATCTTTCTTTGCCGCAGAAAATGGCGCTCAATATTTTAGTCAAGCAACTACCGACAGTGCATTGGTTGCCGTCCATGATGTGAAAATGCAGGTGCTTGCAAACAATGGAAACTTGTATGGCTGCAATGCCTCTGATTATGTTATTGATCATGCTGGCTCCGGAGTTATTCGAGAGAGTATTCCTTGCGAGGTCAAAGGATCATGGTTCTGCTCTGGCACAAACCAATGGTTAAATAAGAGCGATTCCCGATATACGCTTGGTGAAACTGAAGTCATGAACCTAACAGCCATTCCGTGGGAAATTCCCTGGTATGATCCAACACCTCGTGCAGAATGCTGTGGCAATAATGCCTGTTGGAATGGGACAACTTGTCAATCAGAATATACGTACTTTAACCAGACAACAGATGAGGGAAATGATATCTATGTCTGTAAAGCAAGCCAGTGGTATGGCCCTGTTCCGTTGAAATGGGACTGGGATCATGATCAAGCAAGCTTCTGCTGGAACAATACCCAATGCTTTTGTCCTTACGATGATGATAAGTGTGATCCTGTCGATGATCGTAACTGTGTTGATGAGAACTATTTTTATCGTGATAACTTTTGCCTGTCAACCGGATGGAACGGCACAGCTTATAATGATAGTGTCTGGACCACGCGAACTGCCTTATTGGCCACACAACTCTTGACCTTTGTCAACCGTACCAGTTCAGATAATTATACCCTTTTCTGTGATTACTATAACTTATCAACCAATTATTGGGGCGAAACAGAGATTTGGAATGGCCCTTTTTTAGGTTTAGAAGGACTCAATAATTATTGTGTTCTGAACTACGAGACTGGTGAAGGTTGGCGTGTCATTGTTGGTGCAAGTTTATGGGAGAGTGAAGGGTATACTGTTCAGAATTTCCTTGACGAGATCCTTCAGGAAACTCCGACAATTTGTGATAATGTAGGGAGCACAACATTCGAGGAATGTGCTGATGGAGAACTGATCATGGCGTACTGGAATAACCAAACGAAATCTATGCTTTTTGCAGAGGAGGAATTACATGGATTCTCTTTAGAACCAGGTGATAAGCTTGTGCTCAACGGTGGAAACCTTCTTCAGAACTTTAATCTCTTTTTACAGTTTGTCTTTGCAAAGATACGGAATACGGCTACGCATCTCTTAGGATTACAGGGAGAAGAGACACAGCATCTTGCGGTTGCTGAAGACTTTGACAGGCTTTACCTCTTCAAAGAAAATCAGAAGGAAATAAAAGGCATGGTGCGTGAGGATTTGGATGGAAAATATCTGCTCGTATCATATTTCAACGCAACAACCGATATCTGTAAAGCAGTACAAGCGTACAACATCTTGAATCAAGGTATGGGTGGAAGTCCTTTTGCCTGTAATGTAAGCGTTTATGAAGATGATAGCTGGTCGTATAATGTTGTTACGAGACGTAATAGCAGTCCTGAAGAGTGGTCGTATCTCATTGGTCTGAATGCATGGCCAAGCTTAGGTGCAATGTCTCGTCTTGATGTGGCTGATTTCGGATATGTTCCCACCATGGCTTCTATTAACGCTGAAATCATCGAAGGTCAGGCGCTCCTTACCTCGTTTGAGTTTGAAGCCGTTGTTGCTGGAACTGCGCCGGATTCATATTTGTGGGACTTTGGTGATGCTTCGCAAGGTACGGGAAAGACCATAACCCATAACTATGCAATTGCAGGATCCTACAATGTAACTCTGAATGCTTCTTATGATGGGCGTATCATTCAGGACAGGATTGTGGTTACAGTTCGTGAGCCTGCATTAGACTGTACGCTCCGAAGCACTGCTTGTAATAACGAAGAGGTCGGCGTCTTATCACTTTTAGAGCAGACAAATTCGCATATATTTACCTATGATCCGAATAGTGAATACAATATTTGCTGTACACCACCAACCTGTCAGCTTAAGGTAACAACACCCCCTAGTACTTGTGGATCTCTTGCCTGTATTACTGCTCTTACTCAAATGACTGGTTCAGGGGAAGGCTCTCATGCTGCTCTTTGCGACACAGCTGACTTAGATCATGTTTGTATGGATGTTACTAATTGTGGTGCTTATGATTTGAGCTGTAACCAGGAAGATCAGAGTGAAGAAGGTTGGGAAAATTGGGGTGCTTGTACAACGGGAAGCTGTGTAGTAACCATTTCATCAGATGGAACTCACCTGTCAGGTTGTGACTACTATCCCTTCCCTGTTTCAGTCTGTTGTGGACTGAATGATGATAACTGA
- a CDS encoding fibronectin type III domain-containing protein — protein MKPFNVANKKAEMQWEITVWILVLVVFGIGLFIPFKGKSMAQGLSDTLCKVPLAFGLSLCEAPEHAFTLHVEQNDYLTTTIAWEMEEKNKDFQKFLVFLFKEGEKEPASPQYTIPASPTEDKYTVEIKNLLEGQNYNLIVFAQDKEGKNREEVKAIFSFTLAPTASSFADVLQYKIDVMHFEMNNELMRDGVTKSFCGHLVDRGNEGGLTLECTDVLAKAHEDGNCDDQELEGFLLPSISPAPFTCTSADTQESFLLLSTLADPASVSSWQDDIADVVMPAELVVNFREQ, from the coding sequence ATGAAACCCTTTAATGTAGCGAATAAAAAGGCGGAGATGCAATGGGAAATTACCGTGTGGATCCTCGTGCTTGTGGTTTTTGGTATTGGTCTCTTTATCCCGTTCAAAGGAAAAAGCATGGCACAGGGTTTGAGTGATACGCTCTGTAAAGTCCCCCTAGCCTTTGGATTGTCGTTGTGCGAAGCTCCTGAACATGCCTTTACCTTACATGTTGAACAAAACGATTATCTGACAACAACCATTGCTTGGGAGATGGAAGAAAAGAATAAGGACTTTCAGAAGTTTCTTGTTTTCCTTTTCAAAGAGGGTGAAAAAGAACCAGCGTCACCACAGTATACCATCCCAGCGTCCCCTACCGAAGATAAATATACGGTTGAAATCAAAAACCTCCTTGAGGGACAAAACTATAATCTCATTGTCTTTGCCCAAGATAAAGAAGGAAAGAACCGTGAAGAAGTTAAGGCAATATTTTCCTTTACCCTTGCTCCTACGGCTTCATCCTTTGCTGACGTGCTTCAGTATAAGATTGACGTGATGCACTTTGAAATGAATAACGAATTGATGCGTGATGGTGTTACCAAATCCTTTTGTGGGCATCTTGTTGATAGGGGTAATGAAGGCGGGCTTACCTTAGAGTGTACTGATGTACTTGCCAAGGCGCATGAGGATGGTAATTGTGACGACCAAGAACTTGAGGGATTTCTCTTGCCGTCAATAAGCCCAGCCCCGTTTACCTGTACCTCTGCTGACACCCAGGAATCATTTTTATTGCTCAGTACTCTTGCCGATCCAGCAAGCGTTTCTTCATGGCAGGATGATATCGCAGATGTGGTAATGCCTGCTGAACTGGTGGTGAACTTCCGTGAACAATAA
- a CDS encoding YbaK/EbsC family protein, which produces MNQYEEKLKKFLHDKNIQGEHLHFSQSCHSVEEAAQTANANTDDFVKNICMIDAQGNLIVAIVKGEDRASTSQVEKALHIQRPRTATPREILEKTGYPCGGTPSFGYEARFLIDQKVMEKQIVYTGGGSENSLVKISTQELQKANHATIARIRK; this is translated from the coding sequence ATGAACCAATACGAAGAAAAACTAAAAAAGTTTTTACATGATAAAAACATTCAAGGTGAACATCTACATTTTAGCCAATCATGTCACTCTGTAGAGGAAGCAGCACAAACTGCAAATGCAAATACCGATGACTTTGTTAAGAACATCTGTATGATTGATGCACAGGGGAACCTTATTGTTGCTATTGTTAAAGGTGAAGACAGAGCGAGTACCTCACAGGTTGAAAAGGCCTTGCATATTCAACGACCAAGAACCGCTACACCCCGGGAGATTTTAGAGAAGACAGGTTATCCTTGTGGTGGAACTCCCTCGTTTGGTTACGAGGCAAGATTTCTCATTGATCAAAAAGTAATGGAAAAACAAATAGTTTATACCGGTGGTGGTTCTGAAAATTCTCTGGTAAAGATTTCTACCCAAGAATTACAAAAAGCGAATCATGCTACTATTGCTAGGATAAGAAAGTAA
- a CDS encoding DNA-binding protein — MNIERLFDDKKYLENELNFFIRKKHIKRIPENKELVNSHLKKARHNIEFYKLNKEHHKFNDWLIVTLYYALYHSALALITNKRFSSKNHYATILILVKEYPLTKDEAKLLNELSINKDDAELYTQLKDDRHDASYATNIKFNQKTIDNYENKVLDFINKTEELIQR, encoded by the coding sequence GTGAATATTGAAAGATTGTTTGATGATAAGAAGTATTTGGAAAATGAACTAAACTTTTTCATAAGAAAAAAGCATATCAAGAGAATTCCAGAAAACAAAGAATTAGTAAATTCCCATCTCAAAAAAGCAAGGCATAATATAGAATTTTACAAATTAAACAAAGAGCATCATAAATTCAATGACTGGCTTATTGTAACTTTATACTATGCACTTTATCATTCAGCGTTGGCATTAATAACAAACAAAAGATTTTCCTCAAAAAATCATTATGCAACAATTCTCATCCTCGTAAAAGAATACCCTCTAACAAAAGATGAAGCAAAATTGTTAAATGAATTATCCATAAATAAAGATGATGCAGAGCTTTACACTCAATTAAAAGATGACAGGCACGATGCAAGTTATGCAACAAATATCAAATTCAACCAAAAAACAATAGATAACTATGAAAATAAAGTCCTAGATTTCATCAACAAAACAGAAGAATTGATACAAAGATGA